The DNA sequence CTGTAAAACAtaacatatattaatatttttactacCATttcaaaaaactttattataaggTAGAAGAAAATAACTGAAAACGAAGTGTAGATACTACTACTTAATGATTGCATAACACAAAAAGGTTTTTACTTTCGTGGATCAAGAACAGCTCCTGTAAAAACAACAAGGTTGGAAAACTATTCAACAATCATAAACATGAATGGATGGTCAGCATCAAAGGTAGGAAGTGGGGGAGGAGATGAATCTGAATCACATTCAGCTTCGATTTCAAAACGAAGTGAGGTGGCAGAAGTAGCCTTTGTACCTTCTTCATTCACTTCAATACAAGATTTGTGAAGCATAGTCCCTATAAAAACATTATTAGACTCAAGATGAGAGTAAACCATTTTTGAGAAATCTGCTTCACCCTCAGTGAAGGGCAAAGTTAATCCTTTTTCTTCAAGTAACTCCATAGCATCAACATCGTATGAGAATTTCATTTTGGGAATTGACACACGAGAAAGTTTCACCTTCCTTAGATGATTATTAAGACTCTTGGGCGCCAACAGTTTCGGATCCAAATTGAACTTTTCCACCATATCTTGTAATCCGTATGTATCATGAGGAAGAAGCAAGTACATAGAGAATTGTAAGGGCTTTCCATCATCACCAACTACTCTTTCATATCGGAGTTTGAGAACCTTGAAATCATCAAGGGATGCATAGGAGTGATAAACATAAAAACTCTTCAAGAAAGGTACTTTGATTGTTTCTCCGTTAAGAATGTGAAACTTTTCATCTGCAGTATTCGAGGCCATGAAAGGAACTTTCCATAATCCCTTGAAATATAATACGTTGAGAATCATGGgcttccatctcaaaaccaattggaaGTACAAGACAAAGAGAGGGTGTCAATTTTACACTCTTCGGCAAAATTTCTTTGATGAGTCCTCTTGTCTCATTTTCCACCCATTGGTTTACATCATTCCTAACTTTATCAGCctacatatcaaaattaaaaaaaaaaaaggaattaaCAAAGAAAACAATTAcagatatagaaaaaaaaatatgaaattatacCTCCAATATAAGGGTCGACGTTTTCCACTTTTGTCTTGTAGATTGTTTCAGTGATTTCTTTAAAAGATGGAATTAATTGAAAGTGATTATCAAGCCATAAGGCGTTTGCAACTGAAAAAAGAGgttgtttgttgttgttgtgtctTCTTCTGACGTTTTGCACGGTGAGTTGTGGTTTGAGCAGGCCCGTCTTAAGGTGATGAAAGACTTAGGGCGAAATTTAAAATGAGgccttttttatataaaaatttaaaataaattttaattaaattttgagacaacattaattttaatttttttatttaacgtAAACTAACTCAATCaagtaatatttaataattaagagCATATTTATTAAagtgttatatattttaacacatttgaaagaaaaaaaaaataatgtatttaaattatatatatttaaaaaaaataaataataaatatacattttatttattattaatagtatgttaaaatattttaaaaattataaattacttcaatatatttttcatacgttatttatttatgaaatacTATGTAAGGCTTGCATTTAACAAATAACTAAAGTCTAAAAAATGACTGaagaagggatcgaacccacaaCCTTAATGCCAACAAAAGCCCCGAGTACCAATTATGCCATACGTTTTTCATGTAACTTGTTGAGTTAAACATTtacatattatatgtatttttatttttatatgtatatatatcaattttaattttttcgggGCCTCTAAAATTGTGGGGCCTGGGGCCTCGGCCCCGGCTGCCCTACCCTCTGGCCGGCCCTGGGTTCGAGTAGTGGGAACAGGGGAAGAGGTGTAGGAGGAGTGGAGAAGAGACATCATATGAGAAGAATTTTGGTTCAAATGTTCGATTCCTTTTGAACCAAGAAACTTCAAGAAATGCTCTAATGTGTTACCTTCAGCGCCAGCAGCCACCATATTCAGCATCAAGTTTATTGAGAGAGGAGACATTACAACGTTTTCAGCACTACTCTCATTCTTCTTCATCTCATTAAGAATTAATTTTGCTGCAATTTGGGTGCAAAACTCCATGACTTCTAGGCTACCTTCGCCTTGCAGTAAAAATGGAACACCGTAGAgagcaaatttttattttttctattgtaAAATTTGTCAAAATGGACTTTTGACAAATGGAAATTAGCAAAATAgacttttctattttctttttttttttaattacttttattttacacttaacatttaaaaaattaatttaatattaaacaaaattaattaaaacctcataaaacaaaatactaaccctaatttttttttttttttacagcctctctttctttttgttcttcttctcctcttctCCTCACCCAAGTCACTCATTCTTCTTCCTAATAAGACTAAAAAGACCATGAATGCTCACAAGTGaaccattcttcttcttcttctcttcctcttctcatcctttttcttcttcttgtggCAAGTGGTGGCAGCATAGACaaaagaatttaaaattcattCTAACAAAGGTAAACCCTAATAATTTCCTTATCTCTTCTCattttgtttcttttctttatttttttttttcagttgtaGCTATCAATATTTTTCTTCTCTCAATCTCTTATTGCAATAACTAAtcatttagaattataatggaATCAACAAGTGATGCATCAACCACAATACCCACACCACCCAATGAACATGAacaggtaacatatatattttattacagTCTTTTGGgttataattttgatttttgtaatttatggATAAAAGACCTTGAATTTGCTCTGAATAACCATAAACGACCTTAAATTTACACTATGCGACCATCATGGTCTTTTATGTTCTTTAACTAACTTTAAAGAACTTGAATTTTCTCTGAACGACCATAAACGACCTTAAATTTACATTATGCGACCATCATggtcttttttgtttttcaaccaTTCAAAGAACTTGAATTTGCATGGAACGATCATAAACAACCTTGAACTTACATTATGCGACCATCATGGTCTTTTATGGTCTTCAACCAATTTTAAAGAACTTAAATTTAATCTAAACGACCATAAACGACCTTGAATTTGGTCTTTTATGTTCTTTAACTGACCTTAGAGAACTTGAATTTTCTCTGAACGACCATAAACGACCTTAAATTTACATTATGCGACCATCATggtcttttttgtttttcaaccaTTTAAAGAACTTGAATTTGCATGGAACGATCATAAACGACCTTGAACTTACATTAT is a window from the Cannabis sativa cultivar Pink pepper isolate KNU-18-1 chromosome 1, ASM2916894v1, whole genome shotgun sequence genome containing:
- the LOC115704114 gene encoding serpin-ZXA-like; the encoded protein is MILNVLYFKGLWKVPFMASNTADEKFHILNGETIKVPFLKSFYVYHSYASLDDFKVLKLRYERVVGDDGKPLQFSMYLLLPHDTYGLQDMVEKFNLDPKLLAPKSLNNHLRKVKLSRVSIPKMKFSYDVDAMELLEEKGLTLPFTEGEADFSKMVYSHLESNNVFIGTMLHKSCIEVNEEGTKATSATSLRFEIEAECDSDSSPPPLPTFDADHPFMFMIVE